A genomic window from Salmo salar chromosome ssa23, Ssal_v3.1, whole genome shotgun sequence includes:
- the LOC123729839 gene encoding DNA damage-binding protein 2-like, translated as MAYFNPVDCSKLLTTDQYDQIRVYSDWSTPQQIIQRLTPIKLHLQSLFVSPGALRTIDIYDANTGELACQLLDPNAPGIISVNKFNPMGDVLGSGMGVNILVWNRSETFAGKQQRGELQQEAGVQVGRGRGQRRRRGEARRRGEGRGEDEDDIGKLKKKLSSSSTTRTRTSRDKQHNSQTRKGPDK; from the exons CCTACTTTAATCCAGTGGACTGCTCCAAGCTCCTGACCACGGACCAGTATGACCAGATCAGGGTGTACTCTGATTGGTCAACTCCTCAGCAGATTATCCAGCGCCTCACACCTATCAAG CTTCATCTTCAATCTTTGTTTGTGTCTCCAGGTGCCCTGAGGACCATCGATATCTACGATGCCAACACAGGAGAGCTGGCATGCCAACTACTGGACCCCAACGCCCCTGGCATCATATCT GTCAACAAGTTCAATCCGATGGGAGATGTTTTAGGATCTGGAATGG GAGTGAACATCCTAGTGTGGAACAGAAGTGAGACATTTGCTGGTaagcagcagagaggagagctaCAACAGGAAGCAGGAGTCCAGGTTGGCAGAGGTAGAGGCcagcggaggagaagaggggaggctcggaggaggggggagggacggGGGGAGGATGAGGACGACATTGGGAAGCTGAAGAAGAAGCTGTCTTCCTCCTCGACGACCAGAACCAGAACATCCAGGGACAAACAGCACAACAGCCAGACACGGAAGGGTCCAGATAAATaa